One Gemmatimonadota bacterium DNA window includes the following coding sequences:
- a CDS encoding DUF1275 domain-containing protein, whose protein sequence is MLPIVRDLAHSHRTGTTNRRLGAALAFVAGAANAGGFLAVGRYTSHMTGIVSAMADDLVLGQLALAASGFAALLAFLVGATSTTIAIHWARRRRLRSLYALPLLLEAVLLLAFGLIGGTLTQRTTFLLPATVVLLCFLMGLQNAVITKVSRAEIRTTHVTGLVTDLGIELGKLFYLNRLPVEAPVLANRARLRVHLLLIGCFFVGGVSGAYGFKRFGYGATVPLALLLGLLAARPLLDDLELRFRLWRRRRPGG, encoded by the coding sequence ATGCTGCCGATCGTCCGCGACCTCGCCCACTCCCACCGCACCGGCACCACCAACCGTCGCCTCGGCGCCGCGCTGGCGTTCGTGGCCGGCGCCGCCAACGCCGGCGGCTTCCTCGCGGTGGGGCGCTACACCTCCCACATGACCGGCATCGTCTCCGCCATGGCCGACGACCTGGTCCTGGGCCAGCTGGCCCTCGCCGCGAGCGGCTTCGCCGCCCTCCTGGCGTTCCTGGTCGGCGCCACCAGCACCACCATCGCCATCCACTGGGCCCGCCGCCGCCGGCTGCGCAGCCTGTATGCGCTCCCGCTGCTGCTCGAAGCGGTCCTGCTGCTGGCGTTCGGGCTGATCGGGGGCACCCTCACCCAGCGGACCACCTTCCTGCTCCCCGCGACCGTGGTGCTGCTCTGCTTCCTCATGGGCCTGCAGAACGCGGTCATCACCAAGGTCTCGCGGGCCGAGATCCGCACCACCCACGTCACCGGGCTGGTGACCGACCTCGGCATCGAGCTGGGCAAGCTGTTCTACCTCAATCGCCTGCCGGTCGAGGCGCCGGTGCTGGCCAATCGCGCCCGGCTCCGGGTGCACCTGCTGCTCATCGGCTGCTTCTTCGTGGGCGGGGTGAGCGGGGCGTACGGGTTCAAGCGCTTTGGCTACGGCGCCACCGTCCCGCTCGCGCTGCTGCTCGGCCTGCTCGCCGCGCGGCCG